The following proteins are co-located in the Microbulbifer sp. VAAF005 genome:
- a CDS encoding MotA/TolQ/ExbB proton channel family protein translates to MTQFFYHWLTKLSAEQVTDTFLMVMLAIGAIAIILYPLGKFPRFVKETPSLLTALGILGTFIGIIIGIYGFDLNDIDTSISELMQGLETAFMTSILGLFLSLILRTIFQIFTKEQAPKATADDILQAINGQREDLAKFQRQISDEVLQSLTAVVEKFNSGLNAQMGENLQQFTQQLEAVSPALQALIDQHQQHAELATIYRDQTATLLNEINGAQENLLLLHQRITELPEIFNVIPTLVEQQRNHAEQISIMLNEQQASIEVLQQSIPDIAPKFEALTRGIDQAQQQLGAQVSNLISLSRTQAEVFDQRTSRVVALADVVTSMDPNHFSKAIHEQATSHRESVAELAQLIAKTHNQMITELSQVITRDLSNADVSIKRQYELLDERLRDEVDSVMAAMGDALGTLSGEFSRDFRQLIQQMKRIDAQAQRITGEAHV, encoded by the coding sequence ATGACCCAGTTTTTCTACCACTGGTTAACCAAGTTGTCTGCGGAACAGGTTACCGACACCTTTCTTATGGTCATGCTTGCCATTGGTGCTATAGCCATAATCCTCTACCCTTTAGGCAAGTTTCCCCGCTTTGTAAAGGAAACACCATCACTACTGACGGCCCTCGGTATTTTAGGTACTTTTATCGGTATCATTATCGGTATCTACGGGTTTGATCTAAACGATATTGACACCTCAATTTCAGAACTGATGCAAGGTCTGGAAACCGCCTTTATGACCAGTATTTTGGGACTCTTCCTTTCCCTGATATTGCGAACAATTTTTCAAATATTCACTAAAGAACAAGCCCCTAAAGCGACAGCAGATGACATACTGCAAGCTATTAATGGCCAGCGCGAAGATCTGGCAAAATTCCAGCGACAGATTAGTGATGAAGTCCTACAGTCACTCACTGCGGTTGTAGAAAAGTTTAATAGCGGCCTGAATGCCCAGATGGGTGAGAACCTACAGCAGTTTACCCAGCAATTGGAGGCCGTATCCCCTGCCCTGCAAGCCCTAATAGATCAGCATCAGCAGCACGCAGAACTCGCAACTATTTACCGCGACCAAACTGCAACTCTTCTCAATGAAATTAATGGTGCTCAGGAAAACCTTCTACTGTTACACCAACGTATTACTGAGCTGCCAGAAATTTTCAACGTGATTCCCACCCTGGTAGAGCAGCAGCGCAATCACGCAGAGCAGATATCAATCATGCTGAATGAGCAGCAAGCTTCTATTGAAGTTCTACAGCAATCGATCCCCGATATTGCGCCCAAGTTTGAAGCGCTCACCCGAGGAATTGACCAAGCTCAACAGCAACTGGGGGCCCAGGTTTCCAACCTGATCTCCCTGAGTAGGACCCAGGCGGAAGTATTCGACCAAAGAACCAGTAGGGTCGTAGCCCTGGCCGATGTGGTTACCAGTATGGACCCCAACCACTTCTCTAAAGCAATTCACGAGCAGGCTACCAGTCACCGGGAATCCGTGGCCGAGCTAGCTCAGCTGATCGCCAAAACTCACAACCAGATGATTACCGAATTGTCACAAGTGATTACTCGCGATCTGAGTAATGCCGATGTCAGCATCAAGCGCCAATATGAGCTTCTGGATGAGCGTCTACGCGATGAAGTAGATAGTGTTATGGCAGCGATGGGCGATGCCCTAGGCACTTTAAGCGGAGAATTCTCCAGAGACTTCCGCCAGCTCATCCAGCAAATGAAGAGAATCGATGCGCAGGCTCAGAGAATCACTGGAGAGGCGCATGTTTGA
- a CDS encoding OmpA family protein codes for MFESTQASSESSDSQWISLSDMMAGLMMVFLCIAVFVMRSLIDERAKIRELAESYRDTQLAIYQTLQQEFAHDLTRWGASLDKQTLAISFNNSDALFKTGDFTLSDNAREIMSSFVPRYIEVLTPYMDSIAAIQIEGHTSSEWGDQSAPEAGYFHNLRLSQQRSRAVMQYAHSLLPSQQAVLVRAKVAAVGYSSARPVLDKNGVEDPDRSRRVAFRVVRDSESHILQILEEAL; via the coding sequence ATGTTTGAAAGCACGCAAGCCAGTAGTGAGTCCAGCGATAGTCAATGGATTAGTCTATCGGACATGATGGCTGGCCTGATGATGGTATTTCTCTGTATTGCCGTCTTTGTAATGCGCTCCCTTATCGACGAACGTGCCAAGATTCGTGAACTCGCTGAGTCTTACCGGGACACCCAGTTGGCCATCTATCAAACTCTGCAACAGGAATTTGCCCACGACTTAACTCGATGGGGAGCGTCCCTGGATAAGCAAACCTTGGCCATCTCATTTAATAACAGTGATGCCTTATTTAAAACCGGTGACTTTACCCTAAGCGACAATGCCCGCGAGATTATGTCCTCCTTTGTACCTCGCTACATCGAAGTGCTGACGCCCTATATGGATTCCATTGCCGCAATACAGATCGAAGGGCACACAAGCTCTGAATGGGGAGACCAATCCGCACCGGAAGCAGGTTATTTCCACAACCTGCGACTTTCCCAACAGCGCTCACGAGCCGTAATGCAATATGCCCATTCATTACTGCCTTCGCAGCAAGCCGTCCTGGTACGGGCCAAGGTAGCAGCTGTCGGTTACTCCTCGGCTCGCCCAGTCTTGGATAAGAATGGGGTAGAAGATCCGGATCGCTCCCGCCGGGTAGCATTCAGGGTAGTTAGAGACTCAGAAAGCCATATCCTGCAAATCCTTGAGGAAGCTCTGTGA
- a CDS encoding glutathione S-transferase N-terminal domain-containing protein, with product MKLITGTDSTWSLRVWICTQIAGLDIEIKAIDLSSPNYKNEVLKYSQAGLVPVLLLEDTYIHDSLAIAEYFNELSKGILYPSSNIERAQSRSLCAELHSGFIALRSNCPFTLDKSNSSPDINSGIQAELKRIEDIFSKAKLPFMFGSAGAVDAFYAILAYRLYVYNISLSEKATKYQQSLLEWPILQQAIDLAAEWRNS from the coding sequence TTGAAATTAATCACAGGCACTGATTCCACCTGGTCCTTAAGAGTCTGGATATGCACCCAAATCGCAGGCCTTGACATTGAGATCAAAGCCATAGACCTCTCCAGCCCTAACTACAAAAACGAAGTACTTAAATATTCCCAAGCTGGACTTGTACCTGTATTGTTGCTTGAAGATACTTACATTCATGATTCACTAGCAATCGCTGAGTATTTTAATGAGCTCTCCAAAGGCATCTTGTACCCTTCTTCAAATATTGAGCGAGCACAATCAAGAAGCCTATGTGCTGAACTTCACTCCGGTTTTATCGCTTTAAGAAGCAACTGCCCTTTCACTTTAGATAAAAGCAACTCCTCTCCGGATATTAACTCTGGAATTCAGGCTGAGTTAAAAAGGATTGAAGATATTTTCTCGAAAGCAAAACTGCCCTTCATGTTCGGCTCTGCTGGGGCTGTAGACGCATTTTACGCAATACTCGCTTATAGACTATATGTTTATAATATCTCATTAAGCGAGAAAGCTACCAAATACCAGCAAAGTCTTTTGGAGTGGCCAATCTTGCAGCAAGCAATTGACCTGGCTGCAGAGTGGAGAAACTCATAA